One window of the Chelonoidis abingdonii isolate Lonesome George chromosome 3, CheloAbing_2.0, whole genome shotgun sequence genome contains the following:
- the LOC116831139 gene encoding delayed-rectifier potassium channel regulatory subunit KCNS3-like codes for MENPGYCLSAKLIAISSLSVVLASIVAMCIHSMPEFQRRDANDREIEDPVLEAVEIACIVWFTVELVIRLAAAPSLKKFWKNPLNVIDLVSIIPFYATLAVDTKKEESEDIENMGKVVQILRLMRIFRILKLARHSVGLRSLGATLRHSYHEVGLLLLFLSVGISIFSVLVYSVEKDDNESELHSIPVCWWWATISMTTVGYGDTFPVTLLGKFIGSICILCGILVVALPITIIFNKFSKYYQKQKDIDIDQSNNDHKEKYNELPYFNVRDIYAKRMHSFISSLSSVGIIASDQDSTDASSIQDVEDVYNMTSVENGTGK; via the coding sequence ATGGAAAACCCTGGGTACTGCTTATCAGCCAAGTTAATTGCAATTTCCTCCCTGAGCGTAGTGCTAGCATCAATTGTAGCCATGTGCATCCACAGCATGCCAGAGTTCCAAAGGCGGGATGCCAATGACAGAGAGATTGAGGACCCTGTTTTGGAAGCTGTGGAGATAGCATGCATCGTCTGGTTCACCGTTGAGTTAGTGATAAGGCTCGCCGCAGCTCCAAGTCTAAAGAAGTTCTGGAAAAACCCTCTGAATGTCATAGATCTTGTCTCTATTATTCCATTTTATGCTACCTTGGCTGTGgacacaaagaaagaagaaagcgAAGACATTGagaatatggggaaagtggttcAGATCCTAAGGCTAATGAGGATATTTCGCATCCTGAAACTGGCAAGGCACTCTGTAGGACTGCGGTCTTTAGGTGCCACTTTGAGACATAGTTACCATGAAGTTGGACTTTTGCTTCTGTTTCTGTCTGTCGGGATTTCTATATTCTCTGTTTTGGTCTACTCAGTGGAAAAAGACGACAATGAGTCAGAACTGCACAGCATCCCGGTCTGCTGGTGGTGGGCAACTATCAGCATGACCACTGTCGGCTATGGAGACACTTTCCCAGTCACCTTACTGGGAAAGTTCATTGGTAGTATTTGTATTCTCTGTGGAATATTAGTGGTGGCCCTTCCAATCACTATAATTTTCAACAAGTTTTCTAAATACTATCAAAAGCAAAAGGATATTGATATAGACCAATCCAACAATGATCACAAAGAGAAATATAATGAGCTACCTTATTTTAACGTTAGGGATATTTATGCAAAAAGGATGCACTCCTTCATTTCTAGCCTTTCTTCAGTAGGGATTATAGCCAGCGATCAAGATTCAACAGACGCCTCCAGCATCCAAGATGTTGAGGATGTTTATAACATGACATCTGTAGAGAATGGTACTGGAAAATGA